The Victivallis sp. Marseille-Q1083 DNA window CGCGTTGCGCATCCGGGCCACCGCCAGCGGATATTCCGCCCGCACGTAGACGTAACCTTCATCGGCGCCGATCGCCTTCGCCGCGATCATCATTCCCTCGATGACGCTGTGCGGGTTGCCTTCCATCACCGAACGGTCCATGAAGGCGCCCGGGTCGCCTTCGTCACCGTTGCAGATGACGTATTTCTTGTCATTCCGGCTCGCCAGCGTGAATTTCCATTTCAAACCGGTCGGAAAGCCGCCGCCGCCGCGGCCGCGCAAACCGGATTCGATCGCTGTCTGGCAGACCTCCGCCGGCGTCATTTCGCAGACCGCCTTGCGGGCCCCGAAATAGCCGCCCCGCGCGATGTATTCGTTGACGTTGTCCGGCTCGATCATGCAGTTCGCCAGCACCACCCGCTTCTGGCGGCTGTAGAACGGAATGTCGGCGTTGCCCTTGCAGCCGCGCCCGTCCCGGTCGTGGTACAGCAGCCGGTCGATGATTTCGCCGCCCAGCAGCGTCCGTTCGACGATCTCGGTGACGTCCGACGGCTTCACTTTCGTATAGAGAATGTGCTGCGGCTCGATGTGCAGCAGCGGGCCCTGCTGGCAGAAGCCCTGGCAGCCGCTCTTCGACACATAACTCGCTCCGGCCGCTGCCGTTTCCTCCTTCAATTCCACCACCACGGGCAAACCGCGCCCGGACAGTTGCCGCACCAATTCGTCGCGCACTTCCAGCGAACCGTTCGCCACGCAACCGGTGCCCGCACACAATATCAACCGCTGTTTCAACTTGCCGGCCGCTGCCTGGTAGTCCAACGCGATCTGTTCCAGATTGATCTTGCTCATCTTCTCTTTTGACTCCTGAGAATGTTGGGGTTCGATTAATGGGCGGCGTCTTTTTCGACGGTCAGTATCCCGTCGACCAGCTCGACCGCCTGCTCCGGCGTGATCTGCCCGTGCACTTCATCGTTCACCAGCATCACCGGCGCCAGGCCGCACGCTCCCAGACAGCTCACCGTCTCCACCGTGAACAGCATGTCGTCGGTCGTCCGCTTTTCGTCGCTCAGATGCAGCTTCTCCAGCAGCGCGTTCAGCACACTGTGCGATTTCTTCACGTGACACGCCGTCCCGTCGCACAGCTTGATCAGATATTTCCCCTTCGGCTTCATCGAAAAGTGCGCGTAAAACGTCGCAACTCCATACACGCGCGACGGCGGGACGCCCAGGCTCGTCGCCACGTAACTGATCATGTCTTTCGACAGAAATTTGTACTCTTCCTGCACCGCCTGCAGGATCGGGATCAATTTGCTCGCGTCGTAACCGTGTTCTTCCAGGATACGGTCCACCGCTGACAAATGCGACGCCATCGCCTGCGTCTTTTCCAACGTCTCTTGCATGTTGTTTGTTCTCCTGTCCGGCGTCTCCATGTCACGGCGCCGAAATTGTTCTGTTTGGTGAAAAAATTCTATCTAAAATGCGATTCAACTTCCATCAGCCCCGCACCGGTCCGCCCGGCTCGCCGCGGCGGGCCAGTTTGACCGACAGCACCGCCAGCCCGCCGGCGATGACTTCGCGCTGTACGACCACCTCATCCGGCACTTTCAAACTGACGTTGGCGAAATTCCAGATGCCTTTGACGCCGCCGGCCACCAATTGGTCGGCCACCTTCTGCGCGCAGGGGGCCGGAACGCAGATGATGCCCATCGAGACCTGCAGCCGCCTGACCAGTTCTTCGATCCGGTCGGCGGCAAAAATTTCCCGTCCATGGATTTCGGTACCGACCTTGGCCGGATCGGCATCGAACGCCGCGATAATCCGCAGGCCATATTCTTCAAAACCATCGTATCCCAGCAGCGCGCTGCCCAGCGACCCGACACCGATCAACACCGCTTCGGAGGTGTTGTCCCAACGCAGGAAAGTCTTGATCGCATCGATCAACTCCTTGACCTTATAACCGACACCGGGCTGGCCGGTGACACCGGTCAATGCCAGATCCTTGCGGACGACAATCGCCTCCAGATTCATATATTTGGCCAGTTGCGGAGTCGCGACGATATCGATGCCGGCTTTGCGCATTTCGGATAACTTATGCAAATAAGTCGGCATCCGCCGAATCGACGGCATTTTCTGCACTTTGATATTACCCATGAGCGTTGCAACTGTCCGTATTTAGATATTTTTTTATCAAATTTAAAACGCTAATATAACACCCGAGCAAAAATTTTCAACGCTATTTAGATATTTTTTTATCGATATTATTTTCTAAAACTCTCCGGTTATTTTGGCTCCCTTTGAAATGATTCGGAAATCAACTGCCGTGACGGTATTGCGGGCTTCGTAAACCTTCCGCCGCTGACCGGCCGGGTGCGACCGGCAAGAGCAGTCAAATCATAAAAAAACCGGTCCTTTCCTTCCGGATAGGACCGGTTCTCCGGACATTTTGTTGCCTTGACGGCGAAGAAAAGTCGGAATGATTTTGAATGATAAGCAGTTATTTTTTCCCGGTGCTGCCGAATCCGCCGGCGCCGCGTTCGGTTGCCGACAGTGCCGCAACCGGCTGCAGCGTCACTTCCGGCAGACGGCTGATCACCATCTGCGCAATCCGGTCGCCGCGTTTGATCGGAAACGCTTCCGGGCCGGGATTGAACATGATGATGCCGATTTCGCCGCGATAGCCGGCATCAATGGTGCCCGGAGAATTGGTCAGCATCAGATTGTGCTTCAAAGCCAAACCGCTGCGCGGCCGGATCTGCGCTTCGAAGCCGTACGGCAACTCCAGAAAAATTCCGGTCGGCACCAAGGTGCTGTTTCCCACCGGCAGAACCATATCCACCCGGGAACGTAAATCGTAGGCGGCATCGTCGTGGTGGGCTTTGGCCGGCAGCAAATCGTCGCAGCCGTCGAACATTGCGATTTTGATAATTGTCGATTCCGTCATCGGCAGGACCTCCTGAGCATGCATACTTTTTTGCTTTTGATCGGTTTGGTGATTACTGTAATGCCGAAGTGAAAATTTGAAAACGGATCAACCTTGGAAAATCGAAAAATCATTCATATCGACATGGACGCCTTCTACGCCTCCATCGAACAGCGCGATCATCCAGAGTGGCGCGGCAAACCGCTGATCATCGGCGGCTCCCCGGAGGAGCGCGGCGTGGTCAGCACCTGTTCGTACGAAGCGCGGGTGTTCGGCATTCATTCGGCGATGCCGACCAAAACGGCGGTGCGGCTCTGCCCTGACGGCATCTTTCAGCCGGTCGACATGCCCAAATACAAACGAGTTTCCGGCCGCATCCAGGACATTCTGCACCGCTTTTCCGACCGGGTCGAACCGGTATCGATCGACGAAGCCTACCTGGATGTCACCGAAAACGCCCAGAAACAGCCGTCGGCCACGCTGGTCGCCCGGGCCATCCAGCGCGCCATCTATGAGGAGACCATGCTGACCGCTTCGGCCGGCGTATCGTACAATAAATTCCTGGCCAAAATCGCTTCCGACCTGCACAAACCCTGCGGTCTGACCGTAATCACGCCGAAGAACGCGACACGCTTTCTCGAACAGTTGCCGATCGAGAAATTTCACGGCATCGGCCGGGCCACCGCCGGCCGGTTGAAGGGCATGGGGGTCAAATGCGGCGGCGATCTGAAAAAGTTCGAACGGGAAGCGCTGATCGGACTGTTCGGCAAAAACGGCTCCTACTATTACGATATCGTCCGCGGCATCGACCTGCGGCCGGTGGAAACGGAATACGAACGCAAATCCTACGGCCGGGAAATCACTTTCCCGCACGATCTGGACAATCTGGATGAGATCGTCGAACATGTCCGGCGGCTGTCCGGCCGGGTGGCCCAACTGCTGGCGCGGGAGGGATTGGCCGGCCGGACCGTGACCTTGAAAGTGCGGTATGAAAATTTTCAGACGGTGACCCGCAGCATGTCGGTAACCGTGCCGGTCGGCGAAGGCCGAGTCATCGCCGCGATCGCCGAAGCGCTGCTGAAACGAACCGAGGCCGGCGCCCGGCAGGTGCGGCTGCTCGGAGTCACCATGTCGAATTTCCCGACCGGAGCGGAACAGAATGCGCCGATTCAACTGGAGTTCGATTTCGACGCCGCCGGCAGCTGAGCGCCTGCCGACCTCACTGCTGTTTTTGCCGGGCTTCCTCCAGTGCCTGGGACTGCATTTCAAGGAACTTGGCCTGCGCCTCCTTCCATTCGGCCATCACCTCGTCGTACCGGTCGAGTTTGGCCAGGAACAACGCCTTGACGGTAATTTCGTAAATATCTTCCATCTGGGTATCGTAGGCCACCGGATTGCCGAAGGTGTCGATATATACGCCGCCGCCGCCAACCCGCTGGTCGCTGACCGCGTCGATCATCGACACCGGGCCGCCGGCGGTATTGTCCTGCGGCACCGCCATGGCTCCCACTTTGGTCCGCTTGAATTCGACGACCTGGACGGCATTGGCGCCGACGGCCCTGGCCTTGTCGATCAATGCCGTCTTGATTTCGCCGCTCGGGGTGGAGCCGTTGCATTCGAGCAGACCGCGGCCGATGGAATGATAGGTATCCGGCGGCACCGGCGTCGCTTCGTCGTAGAATGCCACACTCTCATTTTCCGGCAGCGCCGGCAGCTTCTGGCCGACGTAATCAACGCTGAGACAGCCGCTCAATAGACCGGCCAGCCAGCCGGCCAACAATAATTTTCCTGTTTTTTTCATCCTTGTTTCCTTCAAAATCGTCAAATTAACCTGGCACCCGGCCACTCTATTGCCGCTTGAATTCCATCGGCGGCTGGCGCTTGCCCCGCAGCATGGCACTCGGGTCGTCGTTGAGGTAGGACATCAACTCGGTAACCGCATCCAACGCCCGGTTCAATTTCTGCAGCGACACCTCCAGCGTCGACATCGTCTCATCGGCGCTGCCGACCACGCCGCGGATATCGTTGCCGGCCTGGGTGACGCTGCCGGCGGCCTCGCGGAACGCCGATGCGGTCCCGGCCACATTGGCCTGGGCAAGTTGTTCGTTGACATCGTTGATCAGCGTATTGATGTTGTTCACTGCGGTCTCCAGTTGTTCGCTGAAAGTCCGCAGGCGCTCTTCGGTCAGCGTCCGGGCCAACGCGCCGGAGCTCCGTTCCAGGTTGTTGCTGATGCTCTCGATGCGCTGGACGATCACTTTCAAATCCGGATCGGACAGCAGCGCCGTCGCTTCGCCGAGCCCGCGTTTCAATTCATTGGAAATGCCGACGAAATCGACCTGGGAAATCCGGTTCAACGAGGTGCTGAACATGCCCAGCAGATCGGTGAAGGTCGACGGCGTCGACGGCAGATAAAACTGGCCGGCGGCGAGATCCGGCGGCTGTTTGATGATGTCCTGAGTATTGCTCGGATCGAAATAATCGAATTCGATGTATTTCAGGCCGGTGATGCCGGCGTATTCCAGCCGGGCGCGCAGCCCGGAGCTGCGTTCGCGGTCGAAAAATTCATAGAAACTTTTGAGGCTCTCGGTCGAACGCCGCTGCAGCGGTTTCGAGTCGATGAATGCCGACAGCTCGATTTCCATGTCCACCCGGATCAATTTGTCGTTGACCTGGATGGCGATGGTCGAAACGTTGCCGATCGGCACGCCTTTGTATTTGACCGGCGACCCCACCGCCAGGCCCTGCACCGACTCGCTGAACAGCGTGGTGATGCGGGCCCGCGTCTTAAAGAGATCGGACAAGCCCAAAAAGAACATCGTCGCCAGCAGCACCGCCAGCCCGCCGAGGACGAACAACCCGAGTTTGAATCTGCTTATCTGCGCCATATTTCCCTCAATTTAAATCCCGTTTCAAACCGTCCCGGCTCAGGAATTGCCGTACCCACGGATTGGACGAATGCCGTTCCAGCTCCCGGGGCGCCCCGCTGTCGACGATCGAGCGGGTTTTCTTGTCCAGCATGATAATCCGGTCGGCAATCGCAAACACACTGTCCAATTCATGGGTGACGATGACCATCGTGCTGCCCAGATCACGCCGGAGACGCAAAATCAAGCGGTCCAGCTCCGCCGACGTGATCGGATCGAGTCCGGCCGACGGTTCATCGAAAAACAACAGTTGCGGGTCCAGCGCCAGCGCCCGCGCCAGACCGGCGCGCTTGCACATGCCGCCGGACAGCTCCGCCGGCTGGTAATTGCCGAACTGCGCGAGGTCAACCCAGCGCAATTTTTCCTGCACCACCTCGTGAATCTCCTTCCGGCTCAAGTCGGTGAACTCCTCCAGCGGCAGCGCAATGTTTTCCGCCACCGTCATCGACCCGAACAGCGCGCCGCCCTGGTAAGTCACGCCGAACCGCCGCATCAACTGCCGCTTACGCTGCTCACCGGCTTTGACGATGCTTTCGCCGAAAATCTTGATATCGCCTTTGATCGGCGTATACAAACCGATCATATGCTTCAGCAATGTGCTTTTACCGCAGCCGGAACCGCCCATGATGGCGAAAATTTCCCCCCGGTTGACCGAAAAATTTAAATTTTCCAACACCGGGCGGTTGTTGTAGCCGACCGTCAGGTTTTTGACTTCCACCACCGGATTTTCCGCTTTCTTCAACGCTCGATCACTCACGGTCAATACCCCCAGAACGAATAGATGATCGTCAGCACCGCATCGGCGATCACCACCATGAAAATTGAACTCACCACCGCTTCGGTCGCCGCCCGGCCGACGCCCTGCGCATCGTTTTCCGCCTGAAAACCGTGCCAACAGCCGACCAGCGCAATCAAAGCGGCAAAGAAAAAACTCTTCATCACCCCCAGCAGCAGCACCGGAATGGTCAGCACCTCCTGGGTCCGGTCCAGATAGGTGACCAGCGGCAGCTTCAGCATCGTCGCGCCGACGGTCAAACCGCCGAGCAGACCGGCAATGTCGCCGAATACCGTCAAAATCGGCAATACCAGCAGCATGGCGAGCAATTTGGGCACCACCAGAAAGCGGGCTGGCGCGATGCCCATCGTCTGCATGGCGCTGACCTCTTCATTGACCTTCATCGTGCCGATTTCAGCGGCAAAAGCGCTGCCGGCCCGGCCGGTGGCAATCATCGCCACCATCAACGGCCCCAATTCCTTCAGGATGGAAAAACCGACCAGGTCGGCGACGTAAATTTCGGTGCCGAACTGCCGCATCTGGACGGCGGCCTGAAATCCCAGCACCAACCCCATCAGATAACAGATCAGCAAAACGATCGGCAGCGACTGGCTGCCGCACAAACTCATGTAGTACCAGACTTCCCGCCACCGCATTTTCCGCGGATGCCGGAGCGTCAGCGCGAAAACCGCGGCCAACTCGCCCAGAAAGGCAATCATATCGCGGCCGCTGGCAACCCGGTCGTAAACATTTTCACCGGTATAATCGACGATTCGCTTCAGTTTCTTCATGACGCTGACAACCTGGCCGGTTCAAACTTCAATCGAGCACTCCCTTGGTCGACAACACGCCCTGAATGCGCGGATCGTATCCGGTCGCCTGGTCCAGCGCTTTGGCGAATCCTTTGAAAATCGCCTCGAAGACGTGGTGGACTTCATCGCCGCAAACCAGATGGATGTGAAGATTCAAGCCGCACTGGTTGACCAGGGCCTGAAAAAATTCCCGGAACAGCCGGACATCGATATCCTTCAGCCGCGGCGCCGGGGACGGCACGTCGTAAACCAGGCAGGGCCGCCCGGACAAATCCAGCGCGATCTGCACCAGGGTCTCGTCCATCGGCAGCAGGAAACTGCCGTAGCGGCGGATTCCGGCCTTATCGCCGGCCGCCTGGCGGATGAGGTTGCCCAGGACCAGGCCCAGATCCTCCATCGTGTGATGATAATCGACCTCCAGGTCGCCTTTGACGCTGACCTTCAAATCGAAAAAGCCATGTTTGGCGAACAATGTCAACATGTGATCGAGAAAACCGATGCCGGTGTGCACATCGCTTTGACCGCTGCCGTCCAAATTGATTTCGGCAAAAATATCGGTTTCCAGCGTGGTGCGTTTCCATTCGGCGCAGCGCACGGCATTCATGACAACCTCCTTGAAAATGAAAAATTTTTCCGAAAAAAACTTCGGATCGTCCGCTTCACGGTTTTAATTTATAACTTGTTACGGTAAATTACCAGCCGGGAATCATCGGAGAGTGGGTGCAATGGGATATTTTTTTGCCTGGATCGTGGTGATCGTCACCGCCTATCTGGCGGTCGATGCCGTCAGTTCCATCGACAAATATGGAATTTTTGCAATTTTCATCGGCTTGTTCTGGGCCGGGATTTGCGGTGTGATTTTTGCGATATTATTTTCCGGCAGAATGGGTTCCATATTCGGCGGCGCCATTTTTCATCCGACCCGCTATTTGAAAAAGCGGCCGGATATTTTTTCGCCGATTCAGGGTCTGATGGCGGCCGGACACTGGCGGGAGGCCGAAGAAGCACTGCAGAATATATTCGAGCGGGACCCCGTTTCGCCGCCGGCCAATTTATTGTGGGCGGAAATCGCCATCGCGCAGGACCGCCACGATGAATTGCTCGACCGGCTTGAGTCCTATTTCCATGCCGCCGAACCGCTGCCCTCCGAGGAACGAATGCAGTTGCTGCTGCATTACTGCGATTACGCAATACCGGCCGGCCGGCGCGCCGCGGCGGTTTCCCGCCTGTCCGAAGAGTTGAAACGGGTGAATTGGCCGTCGGCCGAACGGCAGTTGCTGACCGACCGCCTGCAGGCAATCGCCCGGCAAAAGTAAAAAAAATCCGGCGGCTTTTCATTTATGGTTTTCATTTGGCGATTCGGGATGATAAATTATCGGTTATCAACAGCAGGAGGCGGACAATGAAGCGTATTTTGGCCTGGCTCGTCATTCTTTTCTGCGGCTACAAGGCCTTGACGGCGTTCTGGTCGATTGGAGAACTTGAAGAAGAGCCGCTGGCGGCGGTGGGAATCTTCCTGGGCGGGCTGCTGTGGGCCGCGGTTTGCGCCGTGGTGCTGGCGGTGCAATTGTCCGATAAATTCGGCGGTTTGTTCAGCCGGATCTTCTACGCGGCCGATTACCTGAAGGAACCGCCGGATATGATTTCGCCGATTCGAGGACTGATGGCCAATCAGGAGTATGAAAAAGCCGAAGAAGAGCTGCGGCAGCTCCTGGCAAAGCGGCCGTATTCGCCGATCGCCAATCTGCTGGCGGCCGAGATTGCCATCGAACGGCAGCGCATTCCGGACGCACTGGACCGGCTGGAAAATTATTTCAACAACCCGAAAACCCGGATTACTGAGGAAAATACCCAGATGCTGCTGCTCTACAGCGATCATGCGCCGCAATTCGGGCGGAAACAAAATGCCATCACCTACCTGGAACGGGAGTTGGCGCGCAAAGGTTATTCCGAACC harbors:
- a CDS encoding NAD(P)H-dependent oxidoreductase subunit E, coding for MASHLSAVDRILEEHGYDASKLIPILQAVQEEYKFLSKDMISYVATSLGVPPSRVYGVATFYAHFSMKPKGKYLIKLCDGTACHVKKSHSVLNALLEKLHLSDEKRTTDDMLFTVETVSCLGACGLAPVMLVNDEVHGQITPEQAVELVDGILTVEKDAAH
- the dinB gene encoding DNA polymerase IV, translated to MENRKIIHIDMDAFYASIEQRDHPEWRGKPLIIGGSPEERGVVSTCSYEARVFGIHSAMPTKTAVRLCPDGIFQPVDMPKYKRVSGRIQDILHRFSDRVEPVSIDEAYLDVTENAQKQPSATLVARAIQRAIYEETMLTASAGVSYNKFLAKIASDLHKPCGLTVITPKNATRFLEQLPIEKFHGIGRATAGRLKGMGVKCGGDLKKFEREALIGLFGKNGSYYYDIVRGIDLRPVETEYERKSYGREITFPHDLDNLDEIVEHVRRLSGRVAQLLAREGLAGRTVTLKVRYENFQTVTRSMSVTVPVGEGRVIAAIAEALLKRTEAGARQVRLLGVTMSNFPTGAEQNAPIQLEFDFDAAGS
- the hisB gene encoding imidazoleglycerol-phosphate dehydratase HisB, producing the protein MNAVRCAEWKRTTLETDIFAEINLDGSGQSDVHTGIGFLDHMLTLFAKHGFFDLKVSVKGDLEVDYHHTMEDLGLVLGNLIRQAAGDKAGIRRYGSFLLPMDETLVQIALDLSGRPCLVYDVPSPAPRLKDIDVRLFREFFQALVNQCGLNLHIHLVCGDEVHHVFEAIFKGFAKALDQATGYDPRIQGVLSTKGVLD
- a CDS encoding ATP-binding cassette domain-containing protein; this encodes MKKAENPVVEVKNLTVGYNNRPVLENLNFSVNRGEIFAIMGGSGCGKSTLLKHMIGLYTPIKGDIKIFGESIVKAGEQRKRQLMRRFGVTYQGGALFGSMTVAENIALPLEEFTDLSRKEIHEVVQEKLRWVDLAQFGNYQPAELSGGMCKRAGLARALALDPQLLFFDEPSAGLDPITSAELDRLILRLRRDLGSTMVIVTHELDSVFAIADRIIMLDKKTRSIVDSGAPRELERHSSNPWVRQFLSRDGLKRDLN
- a CDS encoding MlaD family protein, translating into MAQISRFKLGLFVLGGLAVLLATMFFLGLSDLFKTRARITTLFSESVQGLAVGSPVKYKGVPIGNVSTIAIQVNDKLIRVDMEIELSAFIDSKPLQRRSTESLKSFYEFFDRERSSGLRARLEYAGITGLKYIEFDYFDPSNTQDIIKQPPDLAAGQFYLPSTPSTFTDLLGMFSTSLNRISQVDFVGISNELKRGLGEATALLSDPDLKVIVQRIESISNNLERSSGALARTLTEERLRTFSEQLETAVNNINTLINDVNEQLAQANVAGTASAFREAAGSVTQAGNDIRGVVGSADETMSTLEVSLQKLNRALDAVTELMSYLNDDPSAMLRGKRQPPMEFKRQ
- the dut gene encoding dUTP diphosphatase, whose translation is MFDGCDDLLPAKAHHDDAAYDLRSRVDMVLPVGNSTLVPTGIFLELPYGFEAQIRPRSGLALKHNLMLTNSPGTIDAGYRGEIGIIMFNPGPEAFPIKRGDRIAQMVISRLPEVTLQPVAALSATERGAGGFGSTGKK
- a CDS encoding lipopolysaccharide assembly protein LapB; translated protein: MKRILAWLVILFCGYKALTAFWSIGELEEEPLAAVGIFLGGLLWAAVCAVVLAVQLSDKFGGLFSRIFYAADYLKEPPDMISPIRGLMANQEYEKAEEELRQLLAKRPYSPIANLLAAEIAIERQRIPDALDRLENYFNNPKTRITEENTQMLLLYSDHAPQFGRKQNAITYLERELARKGYSEPERQFLSARLAALHNDANLSDRLTS
- a CDS encoding redox-sensing transcriptional repressor Rex → MGNIKVQKMPSIRRMPTYLHKLSEMRKAGIDIVATPQLAKYMNLEAIVVRKDLALTGVTGQPGVGYKVKELIDAIKTFLRWDNTSEAVLIGVGSLGSALLGYDGFEEYGLRIIAAFDADPAKVGTEIHGREIFAADRIEELVRRLQVSMGIICVPAPCAQKVADQLVAGGVKGIWNFANVSLKVPDEVVVQREVIAGGLAVLSVKLARRGEPGGPVRG
- a CDS encoding lipopolysaccharide assembly protein LapB, translated to MGYFFAWIVVIVTAYLAVDAVSSIDKYGIFAIFIGLFWAGICGVIFAILFSGRMGSIFGGAIFHPTRYLKKRPDIFSPIQGLMAAGHWREAEEALQNIFERDPVSPPANLLWAEIAIAQDRHDELLDRLESYFHAAEPLPSEERMQLLLHYCDYAIPAGRRAAAVSRLSEELKRVNWPSAERQLLTDRLQAIARQK
- a CDS encoding ABC transporter permease produces the protein MKKLKRIVDYTGENVYDRVASGRDMIAFLGELAAVFALTLRHPRKMRWREVWYYMSLCGSQSLPIVLLICYLMGLVLGFQAAVQMRQFGTEIYVADLVGFSILKELGPLMVAMIATGRAGSAFAAEIGTMKVNEEVSAMQTMGIAPARFLVVPKLLAMLLVLPILTVFGDIAGLLGGLTVGATMLKLPLVTYLDRTQEVLTIPVLLLGVMKSFFFAALIALVGCWHGFQAENDAQGVGRAATEAVVSSIFMVVIADAVLTIIYSFWGY